In Cryptococcus depauperatus CBS 7841 chromosome 4, complete sequence, a single window of DNA contains:
- a CDS encoding N2,N2-dimethylguanosine tRNA methyltransferase — protein MSIQPAYTIPLSIPHPPDHRLHTESTTTIFLPNEGAFLNPVQHFNRDMSVAVIRSWNTMRKEEAEAKFKARLERRGGKPKTKRRRHTAKKRESAEITQESSEREEDGKTDQEGGTESKDEVPVVEDVAAEIADEVPCASTSTSGISKFRPPSINILEALAATGLRSIRYAKEIPNVKYVLANDLSPSACEAMRRNIDFNGVGLDYPPSDKAEVVTVSTKDELKNGYSGMTNNEESSSRGEVNGTEKTNGEIREELKDEVGRRPGCRGRVKINEGDACAFMYSYRSAVGPTSRVDVVDLDPYGTAAPFIDAAIGCIADGGLLAITCTDLAVLAGQQYPEKCFSNYGGTNVHAEFTHEAALRLVYHSLAQVAARYGRYITPLLSFSIDFYVRLFVRIHTGPEQVKKLASQTGVVYTCQYCQTPVTQPFGKMAIKETAKGKVMDSFKTVAGPTASNGSQCVECGGTMHLGGPLWLGPLQDNEFAKRVLKDIEETEKEYKTYNRMHGMLTLTSQELPDPWFFTANRIAKSLHTSSLPLPKILSALLNAGYKISRSHCAPGAIKTDAPRSFLYDMMRVEAHKEGVRLDKIAEGSPARKILAKKLTHEVDFTPHPGASLERQGKETFYQMNPTPNWGPAPRAKSVMMGEKRKMDDGLIMEVEEVEGKKQRVNGGDEEDAMNAEI, from the exons ATGTCTATTCAACCAGCATACACAATCCCTCTTTCCATACCTCATCCACCAGATCATCGCCTTCACACTGAATCTACCACAACTATCTTCTTGCCCAATGAAGGAGCTTTTCTCAATCCTGTCCAACACTTTAACAGAGATATGTCTGTAGCTGTCATTAGATCATGGAATACGATgaggaaggaggaggcaGAGGCAAAATTCAAGGCGAGATTGGAAAGGAGAGGTGGAAAACCAAAAACcaagagaaggagacaTACTgccaagaaaagagagtCTGCAGAAATTACGCAGGAAAGCtcagaaagagaagaagacggcAAAACGGATCAAGAGGGAGGAACAGAATCGAAAGACGAAGTCCCTGTCGTTGAAGACGTTGCGGCCGAAATTGCTGACGAAGTCCCCTGTGCTTCTACGTCGACAAGTGGTATC AGCAAATTTAGACCGCCATCTATCAACATTCTTGAAGCCCTTGCGGCCACTGGTCTTCGTTCAATCCGATATGCCAAGGAGATTCCTAATGTTAAATATGTACTTGCAAACGacctttctccttctgcATGCGAGGCAATGAGGCGTAACATTGATTTCAATGGTGTTGGCCTGGATTATCCACCTTCTGACAAAGCTGAAGTTGTTACAGTCTCCACTAAAGATGAGCTAAAAAATGGATACTCTGGAATGACCAATAACGAAgagtcttcttcaagaggAGAGGTAAACGGGACCGAAAAGACAAATGGCGAAATACGAGAAGAGCTCAAGGATGAAGTCGGACGTCGTCCTGGCTGTCGAGGGCGAGTTAAGATCAATGAAGGTGATGCTTG TGCATTCATGTATTCTTATCGATCTGCCGTTGGACCAACTTCAAGAGTGGACGTTGTTGATCTTGACCCGTATGGTACCGCAGCTCCTTTTATCGATGCTGCTATTGGATGTATCGCAGACGGTGGTCTTCTTGCTATCACTTGCACCGATCTCGCTGTTTTAGCTGGTCAACAGTACCCAGAGAAATGTTTTTCAAACTACGGCGGTACTAACGTTCATGCCGAATTCACACATGAAGCCGCACTTCGATTGGTGTACCACTCTCTTGCACAAGTTGCTGCTCGTTATGGACGATACATTACCCCTCTGCTTTCATTTTCTATCGACTTCTATGTGCGTTTGTTTGTCAGAATTCATACGGGCCCTGAGCAGGTCAAGAAGTTGGCTAG TCAAACTGGTGTAGTTTATACTTGTCAGTACTGCCAAACGCCAGTGACACAACCTTTTGGCAAAATGGCGATTAAGGAAACTGCGAAGGGCAAAGTAATGGATTCCTTCAAGACTGTTGCTGGTCCCACAGCTTCCAATGGCTCACAGTGTGTGGAATGCGGTGGTACCATGCAT CTTGGCGGACCTCTTTGGCTAGGGCCTCTACAGGACAATGAGTTTGCCAAACGAGTCCTCAAAGATATTGAGGAAACTGAAAAGGAATACAAAACTTATAATCGTATGCACGGGATGTTGACTCTTACTTCTCAA GAGCTCCCAGACCCTTGGTTCTTCACTGCAAACCGCATCGCTAAATCTCTTCAcacctcttctcttcctctccctAAAATTTTGTCCGCTTTACTGAACGCGGGCTATAAAATCTCCCGCTCTCATTGTGCTCCTGGGGCAATTAAAACCGACGCCCCCCGATCGTTCTTGTACGATATGATGAGAGTCGAGGCTCACAAAGAAGGAGTCAGATTAGACAAAATTGCGGAAGGGTCTCCAGCACGAAAAATCCTGGCTAAGAAATTGACACATGAAGTGGATTTCACGCCTCACCCCGGCGCTTCCCTAGAAAGACAAGGGAAAGAAACTTTCTACCAAATGAATCCCACACCCAATTGGGGCCCAGCACCGAGGGCGAAGAGTGTGATGAtgggagagaaaagaaagatggacgATGGTCTAATAatggaggttgaagaagtggaaggaaagaaacaaagagtCAATGGAggcgatgaagaggatgccATGAATGCTGAAATATAA
- a CDS encoding histone chaperone ASF1 has product MSIVNIRNIELLNNPAKFDDPYSFRIKFEAIAPLVEDLDWRLIYVGSASSEEFDQELDNCSVGPIPAGINAFDFSAPAPQHHLLPSIEPDEILGVTVIIITASYREKEFVRVGYYVNTYYEDEELKDNPPSVVQWDRLYRNVLIEKPKVTRFQNPWDNPLQSNLFDTQTTQVPSSAAANPDLFNTPLPPPIQRAVPALGGSDENGGMEVDHSVTAA; this is encoded by the exons ATG TCCATT GTCAACATTCGCAATATAGAGCTTCTAAACAATCCAGCTAAATTTGACGATCCATACAGCTTTCGTATCAAATTCGAAGCTATCGCTCCACTAGTTGAAG ACTTGGATTGGAGATTGATCTATGTTGGAAGTGCAAGTTCAGAAGAATTTGACCAGGAACTTGATAATTGTTCAG TTGGTCCGATTCCGGCTGGTATAAAcgcttttgacttttctgcGCCTGCACCTCAACACcaccttcttccatctaTTGAGCCGGACGAAATCCTTGGTGTAACAGTAATCATAATTACAGCATCTTACCGTGAAAAGGAATTTGTCCGCGTTGGATACTATGTCAACACTTATtatgaagacgaagaactgAAGGACAATCCGCCCAGTGTTGTTCAATGGGATAGGCTATATAGGAATGTTTTAATTGAAAAACCAAAGGTTACTCG ATTTCAGAATCCATGGGATAATCCCCTCCAATCCAACTTATTTGACACGCAAACTACTCAAGTGCCTTCTTCAGCTGCTGCCAATCCAGATTTGTTCAATACCcctttgcctccacctATTCAACGGGCTGTGCCTGCACTCGGAGGGTCTGATGAGAACGGAGGCATGGAAGTGGACCATTCTGTAACGGCTGCTTAA
- a CDS encoding glutamine-tRNA ligase → MPPKFDPHSPENASLIALFRNLGLAQNSAQELIRQPKSGNAFKSLIDEYDLSKNSFDERQASALVKLSQVNQLSKEQLDWLVAKTVKGDIKTPDQVAAAIKFTEKHPNLAANEAAFDKECGVGINITPDQLPNLLKSYISSLSSQPESWTNLGPIMGGIKSSTSDLRWANVQDVKTSLEKIFTDLFGTREAALAAAKATPRPAKTSKTPAATSKATSQSPIAESLSSTSTTPQLPTKIFREGFLSEFHKVGENPQIEPKLKEQHLEWTKGMVYTRFPPEPNGYLHIGHVKAIMIDFGYAKFHGGRTYLRYDDTNPEAEEARYFQSILETVRWLGFEPWKITYSSDNFEKLYKLAVELIKRGKSYVCTCDVEKLKADRGLGHGSPTPCVHRDRPVSESLHEFERMKNGEYKEREACLRMKMDLSSGNPYMWDTVAYRVKNAPHHRTGDKWKIYPTYDFTHCLCDSIENITHSLCTTEFIPARESYEWLCDALTVYKARQYEFARLNLQGTFLSKRKIAKLVQNNLVKDWDDPRLYTIIALRRRGIPPGALLAFVAELGVTTLQSTTEIKKFESVIRKYLEDSVPRLMMVLNPLKIVIENVPEDYRVPVEVPVHPKHPEMGTITTSFTREVFISSDDFRETDSPDYFRLAPGKTVGLFKAPFPVTCTSYRKDEAGNVVEILCKLENMGNAPKPKAYIQWVNVAEAAHISEVRYFHPLFRSEPPPPNFINDIDPDSLVVYRNAVIEPAFYELAKKMITEARREGEERTKIAKAEAAKPDASSTPIPGSEAAKHQEDEPVVTADQLVGPENIRFQGMRLAYFTLDRESKLGCLQETDAKPGRREGDVIILNRIVSLKEDVGKNA, encoded by the exons ATGCCCCCCAAGTTTGACCCACATTCCCCAGAGAACGCTTCTCTCATTGCTCTCTTTCGGAACCTTGGACTTGCTCAAAATTCTGCACAAGAACTTATTCGCCAACCCAAATCAGGCAACGCCTTTAAATCTCTTATCGACGAGTATGATCTTTCCAAGAATAGTTTTGACGAGAGGCAGGCTAGCGCACTTGTTAAGCTGAGCCAGGTGAACCAACTATCCAAAGAACAACTAGATTGGCTTGTGGCAAAGACTGTCAAGGGAGACATCAAGACACCTGATCAAGTAGCTG CTGCTATAAAATTCACAGAAAAGCATCCTAATCTCGCTGCAAACGAAGCTGCTTTCGACAAGGAATGCGGTGTCG GCATCAACATCACTCCCGACCAACTTCCAAACTTACTCAAATCATATATATCATCACTCTCCTCTCAACCTGAAAGCTGGACCAACCTTGGCCCAATTATGGGTGGCATCAAGTCCAGCACCTCTGACTTGAG GTGGGCAAATGTTCAAGATGTGAAAACTTCTCTCGAAAAGATCTTTACAGATCTCTTTGGCACTCGCGAAGCAGCTCTGGCTGCCGCGAAAGCTACTCCCAGGCCTGCTAAGACCTCTAAAACCCCTGCAGCCACTTCCAAGGCCACAAGCCAATCTCCCATAGCAGAAAGTCTGTCATCTACTTCAACCACCCCGCAGCTCCCTACCAAGATTTTCCGGGAAGGTTTCCTCTCAGAATTTCATAAAGTTGGCGAGAACCCTCAGATCGAACCAAAACTCAAAGAACAACATCTTGAATGGACCAAAGGCATGGTCTACACACGGTTTCCACCTGAGCCTAATGGATACTTGCATATTGGGCACGTAAAAGCCATCATGATTGACTTTGGGTATGCGAAGTTCCATGGAGGGAGAACCTATCTCAG ATACGATGATACTAACCCTGAAGCGGAGGAAGCTCGTTACTTTCAGTCTATACTTGAAACAGTTCGCTGGCTGGGTTTCGAACCCTGGAAAATTACATACTCGAGTgacaactttgaaaagCTGTATAAATTGGCTGTGGAGCTCATTAAACGTGGCAAAAGTTATGTTTGTACTTGCGACG TCGAGAAACTGAAAGCTGATCGAGGTTTGGGACACGGCTCCCCTACGCCATGTGTCCACAGGGATCGACCTGTTTCTGAATCATTACATGAGTTTGAGCGTATGAAAAATGGCGAATATAAAGAAAGGGAAGCttgtttgagaatgaaaatgGATTTGTCGAGTGGAAATCCCTATATGTGGGATACCGTAGCTTACAGAGTGAAGAACGCTCCCCACCATAGAACTGGAGATAAATGGA AGATTTATCCCACTTATGATTTTACTCATTGTCTGTGTGATAGTATTGAGAACATCAC TCATTCCCTCTGCACAACTGAATTCATTCCTGCTCGCGAATCATATGAATGGCTGTGTGATGCCCTCACTGTCTACAAAGCCCGTCAATATGAATTTGCTCGTCTCAACCTCCAGGGTACATTCCTTTCCAAGCGTAAAATCGCCAAACTTGTGCAAAACAACCTTGTTAAAGACTGGGATGATCCCCGGCTTTACACCATCATTGCTTTAAGACGACGAGGCATTCCTCCCGGCGCACTTCTGGCATTTGTGGCTGAACTGGGAGTTACAACTCTTCAGTCGACGACagagataaagaaattCGAATCAGTAATTCGAAAGTATCTGGAGGACAGTGTGCCGAGATTAATGATGGTTCTCAATCCACTAAAGATTGTTATTGAGAACGTACCTGAAGACTACCGAGTTCCCGTCGAAGTCCCTGTTCACCCTAAACACCCTGAGATGGGAACCATTACAACCTCTTTCACAAGAGAAGTATTTATCTCCTCCGATGATTTTCGCGAAACCGATTCCCCAGACTACTTTCGCCTTGCGCCTGGAAAGACTGTGGGGTTGTTTAAAGCTCCCTTCCCGGTTACTTGCACTTCATATCGAAAGGACGAAGCAGGCAATGTGGTAGAAATTTTATGCAAATTGGAAAACATGGGTAACGCCCCTAAGCCTAAAGCTTACATTCAATGGGTCAATGTAGCTGAAGCAGCACATATCTCTGAAGTCCGATACTTTCACCCTCTCTTCCGATCCGAGCCCCCTCCACCCAACTTTATCAATGATATTGACCCCGATTCGCTTGTTGTCTACAGGAACGCTGTCATTGAACCCGCTTTCTATGAGCTTGCTAAAAAGATGATAACAGAGGCTCgcagagaaggagaggagcGTACCAAAATAGCGAAGGCTGAGGCAGCCAAGCCTGATGCGTCTTCCACGCCTATTCCAGGATCGGAAGCTGCAAAACATCAGGAAGACGAGCCTGTGGTCACTGCCGACCAGCTTGTTGGACCCGAAAATATCAGATTTCAAGGTATGCGACTCGCCTACTTCACGCTTGATAGAGAATCGAAATTAGGCTGCCTTCAAGAGACGGATGCGAAACCAGGTAgaagagagggagatgtCATTATTCTCAACAGAATTGTGTCTTTGAAGGAGGATGTTGGGAAAAATGCATGA
- a CDS encoding cytosolic Fe-S cluster assembly factor CFD1, translating into MAEVIDTPVSRRLSNVNNIIIVLSGKGGVGKSSSAVQLALSLLNMSSTNRVGMIDLDITGPSLPRMVGLDTPEATVHQSSSGWVPVYVDQAQRLGVMSIGFLLKDRGDSVIWRGPKKDGMIRQFLSEVRWGNLDYLVIDTPPGTSDEHISLLTHLHPLLTPTASRPTTPSSILISTPQTTALNDTLKSLSFTRKLSLPVMGLVENMAGYVCPCCGEISDTFGMGGGESLAQQENVGFLGRVPIDTVLVKLLDAVSKGDVLGQGAVSKRRSPEDEETEDEKGHFPLLDRYLETTSSKVWRDITDKLIQRIEERKEGIRRKLEAQDTSA; encoded by the exons ATGGCTGAAGTTATAGACACGCCGGTATCTCGCAGACTATCCAACGTCAACAATATCATAATAGTATTGTCTGGCAAAG GTGGAGTGGGCAAATCCTCCTCTGCTGTTCAGCTGGCTTTGTCGCTACTCAATATGAGCTCCACGAATCGAGTTGGTATGATTGACCTAGATATAACAGGTCCATCATTGCCACGTATGGTAGGACTTGACACTCCTGAAGCAACAGTCCACCAGTCCTCATCCGGTTGGGTTCCAGTTTATGTTGATCAAGCGCAAAGACTAGGTGTGATGAGCATTGGATTTCTGTTAAAAGACAGAGGGGATAGCGTAATTTGGAGAGGACCAAAAAAAGACGGTATGATTCGACAGTTTTTATCAGAGGTCCGTTGGGGAAATTTAGATTATCTGGTCATTGACACCCCTCCAG GAACATCTGACGAACACATATCGCTCTTAACTCACCTGCATCCCCTGCTCACGCCAACAGCATCCAGACCGACAACACCGTCGTCAATCCTCATCTCCACACCTCAAACAACTGCTCTGAATGACACTCTCAagtctctttctttcacTCGTAAACTTTCCCTTCCTGTCATGGGTTTAGTAGAAAATATGGCAGGGTATGTTTGCCCCTGTTGTGGAGAAATCAGTGACACATTCGGGATGGGGGGAGGAGAAAGCTTGGCTCAGCAAGAGAATGTGGGATTTCTAGGAAGAGTGCCAATTGATACGGTGCTTGTGAAGCTTTTAGACGCTGTTTCAAAAGGAGATGTCCTCGGTCAAGGAGCAGTATCCAAAAGACGATCGCccgaagacgaagaaactgaagatgagaagggGCATTTCCCCCTGTTGGACAGATATCTTGAGACAACATCCTCAAAAGTATGGAGAGACATTACCGACAAATTGATACAGAGAATTGAAGAACGCAAAGAGGGCATCAGAAGAAAATTGGAAGCCCAAGATACCTCGGCATGA
- a CDS encoding calcium/proton exchanger: MALLANNTDAQREPPLADSPLQSPALDEDFESNTAGPRRRPNNTSRQVTVDPVATSPSPSTRRKTTDSAASKAGTVSRHHSQSLKRTLTDLVRPEKKIGQAPTYWESIKAAIRSTWLNVLLVFIPIGWALYIAKHSGHKDSISDTAVFCTTFIAIIPLAGLLGFATEEASLRLGQTLGGLLNATLGNAVELIVAILALIKCELQVVQSSLVGSILSNILLVLGMCFFAGGVRFAEQVIKSTAAQLNASLLLIAVIAVLIPSAFHFSISASTSNTNADQLANGEGSHLLAMSHGVAVLLLILYLGYLLFQMYTHAAYYVDDAVTGSTQYPDRISNVSEKLKFRNHRNKKKRDEEDGLESETTVSEQTGREGQVPETHKPGIVAAGNGVVKQHEEEEVEVPQMNVFCTIALMVLITVIVGVTAEFLVDSINGMVEANPSLSAEWVGLILLPIVGNAAEHFTAVSVSVKDKLDLSISVAVGSSIQIALFVIPVIQLLAWTIGKPMTLLFDPYESIVLFLSVLIVNQTLADGRSNWMEGLVLMMLYLIIAVSFWYYPGSTTATLLGCHGSSSVVG; the protein is encoded by the exons ATGGCTCTTCTAGCCAATAACACAGACGCGCAGCGCGAACCACCACTGGCAGATTCACCTCTACAATCACCAGCTTTGGACGAGGATTTTGAAAGCAACACTGCAGGACCAAGACGAAGGCCCAACAATACAAGTCGGCAAGTCACTGTGGATCCTGTCGCCACTTCTCCTTCACCGTCGACCAGGCGCAAGACAACAGACTCGGCCGCAAGCAAAGCAGGAACTGTTTCGAGACATCATAGTCAGTCGCTGAAGAGGACCTTGACAGATTTGGTCAGGCctgaaaaaaagattggTCAAGCACCGACTTATTGGGAGAGTATCAAGGCGGCCATAAGGAGTACTTGGTT AAATGTATTGTTGGTGTTTATCCCAATAGGATGGGCTTTGTACATTGCAAAGCACAGCGGGCACAAAGACAGCATCTCTGACACTGCTGTATTTTGTACGACGTTTATCGCCATCATTCCTCTTG CTGGTTTACTGGGATTTGCTACTGAAGAGGCTTCTCTGCGTTTGGGTCAAACTTTGGGTGGTCTTTTGAACGCAACACTGGGTAACGCTGTTGAGCTGATTGTGGCTATCCTTGCGTTGATCAAG TGCGAACTTCAAGTCGTCCAGTCCTCTCTTGTTGGGtccatcctctccaacaTCCTTCTAGTACTCGGCATGTGCTTCTTTGCAGGCGGTGTCCGCTTCGCCGAACAAGTCATTAAATCTACCGCCGCTCAACTCAACGCTTCGCTTTTGCTCATTGCCGTCATTGCTGTCCTCATTCCCTCTGctttccacttttccatttctgcTTCAACAAGCAACACCAATGCAGATCAATTAGCGAATGGTGAAGGATCACATTTGCTTGCAATGTCGCATGGTGTCGCTGTCctccttctcatcttgtATCTCGGCTATCTTTTGTTCCAAATGTATACTCACGCGGCATACTATGTCGACGATGCCGTGACGGGCTCCACACAGTATCCTGACAGAATTTCCAACGTTTCAGAAAAACTCAAGTTTAGGAACCACCGGAATAAGAAAAAGcgcgatgaagaagatggactGGAGTCAGAGACGACAGTTTCTGAACAGACTGGCAGAGAAGGACAGGTTCCTGAGACACATAAACCTGGGATAGTGGCTGCTGGTAACGGGGTTGTCAAGCAGcatgaggaagaggaagtaGAAGTACCTCAAATGAACGTCTTTTGCACCATT GCATTGATGGTTCTTATCACTGTCATTGTCGGTGTGACTGCCGAGTTCTTGGTCGATAGTATAAACGGAATGGTCGAGGCGAACCCTAGCTTGAGTGCCGAATGGGTTGGActgattcttcttcctATC GTTGGTAATGCCGCAGAACACTTTACGGCAGTCTCTGTTTCtgtcaaagacaaactCGACCTCTCTATATCTGTTGCTGTGGGGTCATCTATCCAGATTGCACTGTTTGTCATCCCGGTCATTCAGCTCTTGGCATGGACGATTGGCAAGCCTATGACTTTGTTGTTTGATC CATATGAAAGTATagttcttttcctctccGTGTTGATTGTCAATCAAACACTTGCAGATGGTCGATCCAA CTGGATGGAGGGCttggtgttgatgatgCTTTATTTAATTATCGCCGTATCATTCTGGTATTATCCG GGATCCACAACTGCAACACTGCTTGGATGTCACGGATCCTCAAGCGTTGTTGGCTAG